One window from the genome of Paracoccus zhejiangensis encodes:
- a CDS encoding TRAP transporter large permease — translation MSPAMAGFLVLIGLLLLLAVGTPIAFALGTVAIVALVLSEGLFALDGVAETFWVGLANFGLVSIPMFILMGAAIASSPAGKDLYEALDRWLYRVPGGMVMSNIGACALFAALSGSSPATCAAIGKMGIPEMTKRGYPDSLAAGSIAAGGTLGILIPPSVTMIVYGISTETSIGRLFLAGLMPGLMLTGLFMAWALFDCWRRGIGLGDLTRRYSLAERLENLPRVLPFLMIVAAILFVLYGGVATPSEAAGAGALICILLVAVIYKMWNPRPMAAIFRDTIREAVMIMLIIGAAELFAFALSSLFITQTLAGWIAGLEVNRWVLMGIINLFLLFAGFFLPPVAIILMTAPILMPILDAHGFDPYWFAVILTINMEIGLITPPVGLNLYVINSIAPRISLRDILMGSLPFVGMMVLGIVILSIFPEIATGLPDLVMGPAR, via the coding sequence ATGTCCCCGGCAATGGCAGGTTTCCTCGTCCTCATCGGCCTTCTGCTGCTTCTGGCCGTCGGCACGCCCATCGCCTTCGCCCTCGGCACCGTGGCCATCGTCGCGCTGGTCCTGTCCGAGGGGCTTTTCGCCCTCGATGGCGTGGCCGAGACCTTCTGGGTCGGGCTGGCGAATTTCGGTCTCGTCTCGATCCCCATGTTCATCCTGATGGGCGCGGCCATCGCCTCCAGTCCCGCCGGCAAGGATCTCTATGAGGCCTTGGACCGCTGGCTCTACCGGGTGCCGGGGGGCATGGTCATGTCGAATATCGGCGCCTGTGCGCTGTTTGCCGCGCTCTCCGGGTCCAGCCCGGCCACCTGCGCCGCCATCGGCAAGATGGGCATCCCCGAGATGACCAAGCGCGGCTATCCCGACAGCCTTGCCGCCGGCTCGATCGCGGCGGGGGGAACGCTTGGCATCCTGATCCCGCCCTCGGTCACCATGATCGTCTATGGCATCTCGACCGAGACCAGCATCGGGCGGCTGTTCCTGGCCGGGTTGATGCCGGGGCTGATGCTGACCGGCCTCTTCATGGCATGGGCGCTGTTCGACTGCTGGCGGCGCGGCATCGGACTGGGCGATCTGACCCGGCGCTATTCGCTGGCCGAGCGGCTGGAGAACCTGCCCCGCGTGCTGCCCTTCCTGATGATCGTCGCGGCGATCCTGTTCGTGCTTTACGGCGGTGTCGCCACGCCCTCCGAGGCCGCAGGTGCCGGCGCGCTGATCTGCATCCTGTTGGTCGCGGTGATCTACAAGATGTGGAACCCGCGCCCGATGGCCGCGATCTTCCGCGACACCATCCGCGAGGCGGTGATGATCATGCTGATCATCGGCGCGGCGGAGCTGTTCGCTTTTGCGCTTTCCTCGCTGTTCATCACCCAGACACTGGCCGGCTGGATCGCCGGGCTGGAGGTGAACCGCTGGGTGCTGATGGGCATCATCAACCTGTTCCTGCTGTTTGCCGGCTTCTTCCTGCCGCCCGTTGCCATCATCCTGATGACCGCGCCGATCCTGATGCCGATCCTTGATGCCCATGGCTTCGACCCCTACTGGTTCGCGGTGATCCTGACGATCAACATGGAGATCGGCCTCATCACCCCGCCTGTCGGGCTGAACCTTTATGTCATCAACTCGATCGCGCCCCGCATCTCGCTGCGCGACATCCTGATGGGCTCGCTGCCCTTCGTCGGCATGATGGTACTGGGCATCGTCATCCTGTCGATCTTTCCCGAGATCGCCACTGGCCTGCCCGATCTTGTGATGGGACCGGCAAGGTGA